The following coding sequences lie in one Steroidobacter denitrificans genomic window:
- the aguA gene encoding agmatine deiminase, translating to MTTTLAATPAADGFHMPGEFEPHAGCWMLWPERPSNWRSGAKPAQAAFAAVAAAIATAEPVTVGASAAQYVHARSMLPDAIRMVEMSSGDAWMRDVGPTFVVDGHGGVRGVDWQFNAWGGLNGGLHWPWDQDDLVARKVLEVEGAARYRAPFVLEGGAVHVDGQGTLITTEECLLNPNRNPQLDRGQLEILLHEYLGVTQIIWLGNGVVDDETSGHVDNLCCFARPGEVVLTWTDERRDPQYRISRDAYERLMDARDAQGRALKIHKLMQPKPMYRRAQDVKDIDRAEGNLPRREGERLAASYVNFYIANSTIVMPLLDRRYDREAARCLRNIFPERRIIGVQAREILLGGGNIHCITQQVPRPAAVEQDAPTVAMTQRSAAAGRSRSAGCGIRQEAAAKSSRKGRTRLAED from the coding sequence ATGACGACGACACTTGCCGCGACTCCCGCCGCCGACGGTTTTCACATGCCCGGCGAATTCGAGCCTCATGCCGGATGCTGGATGCTCTGGCCCGAGCGTCCCAGCAACTGGCGCTCGGGCGCCAAGCCGGCCCAGGCGGCTTTTGCCGCGGTGGCTGCCGCTATCGCCACGGCTGAACCCGTGACGGTGGGGGCATCGGCTGCGCAGTACGTACACGCGCGCTCGATGCTGCCGGATGCGATCCGTATGGTGGAAATGAGCAGCGGTGATGCCTGGATGCGCGACGTCGGCCCGACGTTCGTGGTGGATGGACACGGTGGCGTACGCGGCGTGGACTGGCAATTCAATGCCTGGGGTGGGTTGAACGGCGGCCTGCACTGGCCTTGGGATCAGGATGATCTGGTGGCGCGCAAGGTGCTCGAGGTCGAGGGCGCGGCGCGTTATCGTGCTCCATTCGTGCTGGAGGGGGGCGCCGTTCATGTCGACGGCCAGGGCACCTTGATCACGACTGAGGAATGTCTGCTGAACCCCAATCGTAATCCACAGCTGGATCGTGGCCAGCTGGAAATTCTGCTGCATGAATATTTGGGCGTAACTCAGATCATCTGGCTCGGCAATGGTGTCGTGGATGACGAGACCAGCGGGCATGTCGATAATCTCTGCTGTTTCGCACGGCCTGGCGAGGTGGTGCTGACCTGGACGGACGAGCGGCGGGATCCGCAGTACCGGATCTCCAGGGATGCCTACGAGCGATTGATGGATGCACGCGATGCGCAGGGCCGTGCATTGAAGATACATAAGTTGATGCAGCCCAAGCCCATGTATCGCCGGGCGCAGGACGTAAAGGACATCGACCGGGCGGAAGGAAATTTACCGCGAAGGGAGGGCGAGCGGCTCGCAGCTTCTTACGTGAATTTCTATATCGCGAATTCCACCATCGTCATGCCGCTGCTCGACCGGCGGTACGACCGGGAGGCGGCGCGCTGCCTGCGGAATATTTTTCCCGAGCGGCGCATCATCGGTGTCCAGGCGAGAGAGATTTTGCTGGGCGGCGGCAATATTCATTGCATCACCCAGCAGGTGCCGCGGCCGGCCGCGGTCGAACAGGATGCACCGACGGTCGCGATGACGCAGCGCAGCGCTGCGGCCGGACGATCGCGTTCGGCGGGATGCGGCATCCGCCAAGAGGCCGCAGCCAAGTCTTCACGCAAGGGTCGAACCCGTCTCGCGGAGGACTGA
- a CDS encoding zinc-finger domain-containing protein: MTTHQTTAKRVQSNTESHYTVTLDDVPLACPMPGMHLWNSHPRVFLPIEKSGWAKCPYCSAEYTLSR; encoded by the coding sequence ATGACCACGCACCAAACGACCGCGAAGCGTGTCCAATCCAACACTGAAAGCCACTATACGGTCACCCTTGATGATGTGCCGCTGGCCTGTCCCATGCCGGGGATGCATTTGTGGAATTCACATCCTCGTGTATTCCTGCCCATAGAAAAAAGCGGCTGGGCGAAATGTCCGTACTGCAGCGCCGAGTACACACTAAGCCGCTGA
- a CDS encoding TonB-dependent receptor: protein MRRPLCALLGALIPVGTLFAAPEISLAGRVDEVIVTATRTAEPLRDFVGSVSLIGDDAVSLVGSTHHVEIINRAAGAMIQRNNGQESLTAIRSPVLSGPGSCGVFLFLENSIPIRPTGFCNVNEMFEINTEQARSIEVLRGPAGVAYGSGAMHGAINIIQAAPDQLPALGLALETGPDDYYRGKLALSHHGATAYGGTLVATHDGGWRDDSGLKEQKLNLELQRQLSQGTFALRLAATNLNQDTAGFIQGENAYRNKRLARSNPNPEAYRDAYAARLSAEYRRSLNDRLQLSVQPYLRHSRMEFLQHFLVGKPLEENGQDSIGILTALDILAFGNTRILAGMDLEWADGFLKETQAGPATDGAPAANAIRPAGKHYDYRVQSTVAALFTQFEQPFAANWKLTGGARAEYVYYDYDNRMLAGNTRDDGTRCEPADCLFNRPADRSDDFTNVTSKLGLAYSISDRHTVYLAYTRGYRAPDTNELYRLQRQQSIADLDAEHISNIEIGARGGFSSLRYALSLFSMEKDHVIFRDSNAFNVSNGRTDHEGIEYELSWLPADILSLSLAGTYAKHRYANDIVEGSEIIIAGRDMDTAPRHINSTHLSWRPLDRVRAELEWQSIGRYYVDASNAREYSGHDLLNLRLRWDVNSSWGATLRVNNLTDRAYADRADFAFGSYRYFPGRDRTVFLEMGYRSP, encoded by the coding sequence GTGCGACGGCCTCTATGCGCCCTCCTCGGTGCCCTGATTCCCGTCGGCACACTGTTTGCGGCACCCGAAATCAGTCTCGCCGGGCGCGTGGACGAAGTGATCGTCACGGCGACCCGCACCGCCGAGCCGCTGCGTGATTTCGTCGGCAGCGTCTCCTTGATCGGTGATGATGCAGTCTCGCTGGTGGGTTCCACACATCATGTCGAAATCATCAACCGGGCTGCCGGCGCCATGATCCAGCGCAATAACGGCCAGGAAAGCCTCACCGCGATCCGCTCGCCCGTGCTTTCGGGGCCCGGCTCATGCGGCGTATTCCTGTTCCTCGAAAACAGCATCCCGATTCGTCCGACCGGTTTCTGCAATGTCAACGAGATGTTCGAAATAAACACCGAGCAGGCGCGCTCGATCGAGGTGCTGCGCGGCCCCGCCGGGGTGGCATACGGCTCCGGTGCAATGCACGGTGCGATCAATATCATCCAGGCGGCACCCGATCAACTCCCGGCCCTGGGCCTGGCGCTGGAAACCGGGCCGGACGACTACTATCGCGGCAAGCTGGCGCTGAGTCATCACGGCGCCACCGCTTATGGCGGCACCCTTGTGGCCACACATGACGGCGGCTGGCGCGATGATTCGGGGCTTAAGGAGCAAAAGCTCAATCTGGAGCTGCAGCGCCAACTCTCACAAGGCACGTTCGCTCTCAGACTGGCGGCGACCAACCTGAATCAGGACACTGCCGGATTCATCCAGGGCGAGAACGCCTACCGCAACAAACGCCTTGCGCGCTCGAATCCAAACCCGGAAGCCTATCGAGATGCCTATGCGGCGCGTCTGAGCGCCGAATACCGCCGTTCGCTGAACGACCGCCTGCAGCTGTCGGTACAGCCCTACCTGCGCCATTCACGCATGGAATTCCTGCAGCATTTCCTGGTCGGCAAACCCCTGGAAGAGAACGGTCAGGACTCGATCGGCATCCTCACTGCACTGGATATCCTTGCATTCGGCAACACCCGGATCCTCGCCGGCATGGACCTTGAATGGGCCGACGGCTTTCTCAAGGAAACGCAGGCGGGCCCCGCAACCGATGGAGCCCCTGCGGCAAACGCCATCCGCCCGGCCGGCAAGCACTACGACTACCGAGTCCAAAGCACGGTGGCCGCTCTGTTTACTCAATTCGAACAGCCTTTTGCGGCAAACTGGAAGCTGACTGGCGGCGCGCGCGCCGAATACGTCTATTACGACTACGACAATCGCATGCTTGCCGGCAATACCCGCGATGACGGGACCCGTTGCGAACCGGCGGATTGCCTGTTCAATCGTCCGGCGGATCGCAGTGATGACTTCACGAATGTCACCTCCAAGTTAGGCCTCGCCTACTCGATCAGCGATCGGCATACCGTCTATCTTGCTTATACGCGCGGCTATCGCGCCCCCGATACCAACGAACTGTATCGTCTACAGCGTCAGCAATCGATCGCAGACCTGGATGCCGAGCACATCAGCAACATCGAGATCGGCGCACGCGGCGGCTTTTCCTCCTTGCGCTATGCGCTGTCCTTGTTCTCGATGGAAAAAGATCATGTCATTTTCCGCGATTCCAATGCGTTCAACGTCAGTAACGGACGCACGGATCACGAAGGTATCGAGTATGAACTGTCCTGGCTACCGGCCGATATCCTGTCGCTGTCGCTGGCCGGCACCTATGCGAAGCATCGCTATGCGAACGATATCGTGGAAGGCAGCGAGATCATCATCGCAGGACGCGATATGGACACGGCCCCCCGGCACATCAACTCCACACACCTGAGCTGGCGTCCATTGGATCGGGTACGCGCCGAACTGGAATGGCAATCCATCGGCCGCTATTACGTCGATGCTTCCAACGCCCGCGAATACAGCGGACATGACTTGCTGAATCTGCGTTTGCGCTGGGACGTGAATTCGTCCTGGGGTGCAACCCTGCGAGTCAACAACCTCACTGACCGCGCCTATGCCGACCGCGCCGATTTCGCTTTCGGCAGCTATCGATATTTTCCAGGGCGCGATCGCACGGTATTCCTGGAAATGGGATATCGATCTCCGTAG
- the msrA gene encoding peptide-methionine (S)-S-oxide reductase MsrA, giving the protein MLSFHRPGGPESSRLSGRAMPMPVPERHAVNGNPIVPPYPEDMKPALFGMGCFWGAERRFWQVPGVYSTAAGYAAGSTPNPTYEEICSGRTGHSEVVRVIYDPRRVSYETLLKTFWESHDPTQGMRQGNDIGTQYRSGIYVYDAEQRIAAHASRRAFGECLRRAGHGEITTEILDAPEFYYAEAYHQQYLHKNPNGYCGLGGCGVTLDI; this is encoded by the coding sequence ATGCTTTCCTTTCACAGACCCGGCGGACCTGAATCCTCCAGGCTTTCCGGGCGCGCCATGCCCATGCCCGTACCCGAGCGGCATGCAGTGAACGGAAACCCGATCGTCCCGCCGTATCCGGAGGATATGAAGCCGGCCTTGTTCGGCATGGGGTGTTTCTGGGGTGCGGAGCGCAGGTTCTGGCAGGTGCCGGGCGTCTACAGCACGGCTGCGGGCTATGCCGCGGGTTCCACGCCCAATCCAACCTACGAAGAGATCTGTTCGGGCCGCACCGGTCATAGCGAGGTCGTGAGAGTGATCTACGATCCGCGGCGGGTGAGCTACGAGACCTTGCTCAAGACATTCTGGGAATCCCACGATCCGACCCAGGGCATGCGCCAGGGGAACGATATCGGCACCCAGTATCGCTCTGGCATTTATGTCTACGATGCCGAACAGCGTATTGCCGCGCATGCAAGCAGGCGCGCTTTCGGCGAGTGTCTACGGCGTGCGGGTCATGGGGAAATCACGACCGAGATTCTGGATGCGCCGGAGTTCTATTACGCGGAAGCGTATCACCAGCAGTACCTGCACAAGAATCCAAACGGCTATTGCGGACTGGGAGGATGCGGCGTCACGTTGGATATTTGA
- a CDS encoding patatin-like phospholipase family protein has product MMSLLRTRFAAILLGILLSCHGGQRAAADTAAAPGEPERLRVGLVLSGGGARGAAHVGVLKVLDEMRVPIDAIAGTSMGAVVGGLYASGMTGVEIETLIRSLNWQEAFKDRPPRTELGFRRKQDDRNFLVRYALGVTEEGFTMPRGLVQGQKLEQVLRSYTLPVAETRDFDALPIPFRAIATDLESGGEVVMDAGDLVSAMRASMSAPGVFTPAQRGGRMLVDGGLVDNLPVETARAMGVDVLIAVDVSFPLYAPEELRSPLEVTNQAFAILIRARTREQREKLAPTDILIEPPLGRFPSADFSRVPQALNAGEQGARKVRQALAALSLDERRYQDYLAQRNPRSTQAPLVQFVRADPRTPEYEALVQAKMADLVGHTLDKVQLRRRMSSLYALDRFESIDYALVEEQGRTGLQLDLRRKSWGPNYVRFGLNLEDDFEGNSRYNAALRFIATEINRLDAEWLADLQIGERPRIFTEFYQPLSLAGRYFVAPQLEFEERSVFDRDRLAEYRVRTLQGGIDVGRELSNWGEIRFGMRRGTGRSRVLIGDPALLSPEVEDALVTRRYDSGGYFGRFSYDRLDSLFFPRHGQQFELEWRGERTSMGAIRNFDTFSSSWLMARSFDRHTLIFWVDAGTTIGDEPTPQNLFTLGGFQNLSGLPPGYLSGPHYAIGRLMYYRRIGRGGEGVLDLPAYAGVSFEAGNTWMDRRDMSFGDLRKNGSLFFGVDTPLGPVYLATGYDEGGDSAFYLFLGRTF; this is encoded by the coding sequence ATGATGAGCCTATTGCGCACTAGATTCGCCGCGATACTCCTGGGGATTTTACTGTCGTGCCACGGCGGTCAGCGTGCGGCTGCGGACACGGCTGCAGCGCCGGGCGAGCCGGAGCGTCTGCGCGTCGGCCTGGTGCTCAGCGGCGGAGGGGCGCGCGGAGCGGCGCACGTCGGCGTGCTCAAGGTTCTCGACGAAATGCGCGTGCCCATCGACGCCATTGCAGGAACCAGCATGGGTGCGGTCGTCGGTGGGCTGTATGCCTCCGGTATGACGGGTGTCGAGATCGAAACCTTGATCCGCTCGCTCAACTGGCAGGAGGCCTTCAAGGACCGGCCGCCGCGTACGGAACTGGGATTTCGGCGTAAGCAGGACGACCGTAATTTTCTGGTGCGCTATGCCCTGGGGGTGACCGAGGAGGGATTCACGATGCCGCGCGGCCTGGTGCAGGGCCAGAAGCTCGAACAGGTATTGCGCAGCTATACCTTGCCGGTAGCGGAAACCCGCGACTTCGATGCATTGCCGATTCCATTCCGCGCCATTGCCACGGATCTCGAAAGCGGCGGGGAAGTCGTCATGGATGCCGGCGATCTGGTGTCCGCCATGCGCGCCAGCATGTCCGCGCCGGGGGTGTTCACGCCGGCGCAGCGCGGTGGACGGATGCTGGTGGATGGCGGACTGGTCGACAATCTCCCGGTCGAGACGGCGCGCGCAATGGGCGTGGATGTGCTGATCGCGGTCGACGTCAGCTTTCCCCTGTATGCGCCCGAGGAACTGCGCTCACCCCTGGAAGTGACCAATCAGGCGTTCGCAATCCTGATCCGGGCGCGCACGCGTGAGCAACGCGAGAAGCTCGCGCCCACCGACATCCTCATCGAGCCGCCGCTGGGCCGGTTTCCATCCGCCGACTTCAGCCGGGTGCCGCAGGCCTTGAACGCCGGGGAGCAAGGCGCGCGCAAGGTGCGCCAGGCATTGGCCGCCCTGTCGCTCGACGAGCGCCGATACCAGGACTATCTCGCCCAGCGAAATCCACGTTCGACCCAGGCGCCGCTAGTGCAGTTCGTGCGGGCCGATCCGCGGACACCCGAGTATGAGGCGCTGGTCCAGGCGAAGATGGCGGACCTGGTCGGACACACGCTCGACAAGGTGCAGCTTCGCCGCCGGATGTCCTCGCTCTATGCTCTGGATCGCTTCGAGTCCATCGACTATGCCCTGGTGGAGGAACAGGGGCGTACCGGTCTGCAGCTGGATCTGCGCCGCAAGAGCTGGGGGCCCAACTATGTCCGCTTCGGCTTGAACCTGGAAGACGATTTCGAAGGTAACAGCCGCTACAACGCCGCACTGCGATTCATCGCCACCGAGATCAACCGCCTGGATGCGGAATGGCTTGCGGATCTGCAGATCGGCGAGCGGCCGCGGATCTTCACGGAGTTCTATCAGCCACTTTCGCTCGCCGGCCGGTATTTCGTGGCACCGCAGCTGGAGTTCGAGGAACGCAGCGTATTCGATCGCGACCGGCTGGCGGAGTATCGAGTGCGCACCTTGCAAGGCGGCATCGACGTGGGACGCGAGCTGTCCAATTGGGGCGAAATACGCTTCGGCATGCGCCGGGGTACGGGCCGGTCACGCGTGCTGATCGGTGATCCGGCGCTGTTATCTCCGGAGGTTGAGGATGCGTTGGTGACCCGGCGCTATGACAGCGGCGGGTATTTCGGGCGTTTTTCCTATGACAGGCTGGACAGCTTGTTCTTTCCGCGCCACGGTCAGCAGTTCGAGCTGGAGTGGCGCGGCGAACGCACCAGCATGGGCGCGATCAGGAATTTCGACACCTTCTCGAGCAGCTGGCTGATGGCGCGCTCGTTCGATCGGCATACGCTTATTTTCTGGGTCGACGCGGGCACCACGATCGGCGACGAACCGACACCGCAGAATCTTTTCACATTGGGAGGATTCCAGAACCTCTCTGGCCTGCCGCCGGGTTACTTGTCCGGTCCGCATTACGCGATCGGCCGTCTCATGTATTACCGCCGCATCGGCCGGGGCGGCGAAGGCGTACTGGATCTGCCGGCTTATGCCGGCGTGTCTTTCGAAGCCGGCAACACCTGGATGGACCGCCGGGATATGAGTTTCGGAGACTTGCGCAAGAACGGCAGCCTGTTTTTCGGCGTCGATACTCCGCTGGGGCCGGTCTATCTCGCCACCGGCTACGATGAAGGCGGAGACAGTGCGTTCTATCTGTTCCTGGGCCGAACCTTCTGA
- a CDS encoding RNA-binding protein: protein MAIFHEHNLARPLPAQCRFGIRVKLRSTDPFKNLVGSDWHKEHWFATREERDRALKEMSGRYLYFRPGDQPSLQFEKMEK, encoded by the coding sequence ATGGCCATCTTTCACGAACATAACCTTGCCCGGCCACTGCCTGCGCAATGCCGCTTCGGTATACGCGTCAAGCTGCGTTCGACCGATCCGTTCAAGAACCTGGTCGGCAGCGACTGGCACAAAGAACACTGGTTCGCCACCCGCGAGGAGCGCGATCGCGCCTTGAAGGAAATGAGCGGCCGATACCTATACTTCCGTCCGGGCGATCAACCCAGCCTGCAGTTCGAGAAAATGGAAAAATAA
- a CDS encoding helix-turn-helix domain-containing protein — protein sequence MIIRRTRESMSSGLGKDQVQPDMSHAILSLRTRAAEYSLGCGRLALLCAWNGRQDVCTEGRRVKVDDDTWLVMKGGSADVRIRGLQEIQALTILFRRGMPEEVLGTLITDEDRLLESGEPPSASILPFLSHLQTHDRSVTPVLLFIRRHCDMGLEDPLWYEEQFAFLLERMLMHHRSVVVRAHNIPVRRASTRREILRRVSLSTDFIHSCYDRPLTLGDMAKSAYLSRHHFLRLFKSINAVTPHEYLQRKRTSVAARLLRSSEMAVEQIVRQVGFDSRSTLFRALRRFHGLTPRQCRRMPQALPFMDPEALVLSV from the coding sequence ATGATCATCCGTCGGACCCGGGAAAGCATGAGCAGCGGCCTGGGCAAGGACCAGGTTCAGCCGGACATGAGTCACGCCATCCTGAGTCTGCGGACTCGCGCCGCCGAGTATTCGCTCGGCTGCGGACGTCTGGCACTGCTATGCGCCTGGAATGGCCGCCAGGATGTCTGCACCGAAGGACGCCGTGTCAAAGTGGATGATGATACCTGGCTGGTGATGAAGGGCGGATCTGCCGACGTGCGTATCCGTGGTCTCCAGGAAATCCAGGCGCTGACGATTCTGTTTCGCCGCGGTATGCCCGAGGAGGTACTCGGCACCCTGATCACCGACGAGGACCGTTTGCTCGAGTCGGGCGAGCCGCCGTCCGCGTCGATTCTGCCGTTCCTGTCGCATTTGCAGACGCATGATCGCAGCGTAACGCCGGTATTGCTATTCATCCGGCGGCACTGCGACATGGGGCTCGAGGATCCTTTGTGGTATGAGGAGCAGTTCGCATTTCTGCTGGAACGCATGTTGATGCATCATCGCAGCGTGGTCGTCCGTGCGCACAATATTCCGGTGCGCCGCGCCTCCACCCGCCGCGAGATTCTGCGCCGCGTGTCGTTGTCCACCGATTTCATTCATTCCTGCTATGACCGGCCGCTGACGCTCGGCGACATGGCAAAGTCGGCATATCTGTCGCGCCATCATTTCCTGCGCCTGTTCAAGAGCATCAATGCGGTAACGCCGCACGAGTATTTGCAGCGCAAGCGTACCAGCGTGGCCGCGCGCTTGCTGCGAAGCAGCGAAATGGCGGTCGAGCAGATCGTGAGACAGGTCGGATTCGATTCACGTTCGACTTTGTTTCGTGCGCTGCGCCGATTTCATGGGCTTACCCCTCGGCAGTGCCGGCGCATGCCGCAGGCCTTGCCGTTCATGGACCCGGAGGCGCTTGTACTTTCGGTCTGA